In Rhea pennata isolate bPtePen1 chromosome 13, bPtePen1.pri, whole genome shotgun sequence, the following proteins share a genomic window:
- the LOC134146220 gene encoding C-signal-like, with protein MAGLCVRSALVTGANRGIGLGIVKQLLQMSNPPEWVFAACRDPKGERAQELQHLASKHANLVIIPLEVTDPASIQAAAGRVREHLKDSGLNLLINNAGIAKPSSLETETVENMSPVYATNTIGPLLVSQAFLPLLKKAAQGSSSSELSCSKAAIINMSSSAGSIEDLFMWDYGQAISYRCSKAALNMLTKCQSLGYRQHGILCAALHPGWVQTDMGSSAGHKPPLTVDVSVQGMLNVLCSLSEKDTGTFLDWEGKALPW; from the exons atggcagGGCTTTGTGTCCGCTCTGCTCTGGTCACTGGGGCCAATCGAGGAATCGGCCTGGGAATTGtcaagcagctcctgcagatgtCAAACCCACCCGAGTGGGTCTTTGCAGCCTGCCGGGACCCCAAGGGAGAGCGAGCACAG GAGTTACAGCATTTGGCCTCCAAGCACGCCAACCTGGTCATCATCCCGCTTG AAGTCACCGACCCCGCCAGcatccaggcagctgcaggcagagtcAGGGAGCACCTGAAGGACTCTGGGCTGAACCTCCTCATCAACAACGCTGGCATTGCAAAACCAAGCTCTTTGGAAACTGAGACTGTGGAGAACATGTCCCCGGTGTATGCCACCAACACGATTGGGCCCCTGCTGGTGAGCCAG GCATTCCTGCCCTTGCTGAAGAAGGCTGCCCAGGGAAGCTCGagctctgagctgagctgcagcaaggcagccaTCATCAACATGTCCAGCTCTGCTGGCTCCATAGAGGATCTTTTTATGTGGGATTACGGGCAAGCTATTTCATACCGCTGCAGCAAG gctgctctgaacaTGCTCACCAAGTGCCAGTCCTTGGGGTACCGGCAACACGGCATCCTCTGCGCTGCTCTCCACCCTGGCTGGGTGCAAACGGACATGGGGAGCTCAGCAGGACACAAG cccccactgaCGGTGGACGTGAGCGTACAAGGAATGCTGAatgtgctctgctccctctccgAGAAGGACACGGGGACTTTCCTGGACTGGGAAGGGAAAGCACTGCCCTGGTGA
- the LOC134146224 gene encoding C-signal-like, translating to MAGLCVRSALVTGANRGIGLGIVKQLLQMSNPPEWVFAACRDPKGERAQELQHLASKHANLVIIPLEVTDPASIQAAAGRVREHLKDSGLNLLINNAGIAKPSSLETETVENMSPVYATNTIGPLLVSQAFLPLLKKAAQGSSSSELSCSKAAIINMSSSAGSIEDLFMWDYGQAISYRCSKAALNMLTKCQSLGYRQHGILCAALHPGWVQTDMGSSAGHKPPLTVDVSVQGMLNVLCSLSEKDTGTFLDWEGKALPW from the exons atggcagGGCTTTGTGTCCGCTCTGCTCTGGTCACTGGGGCCAATCGAGGAATCGGCCTGGGAATTGtcaagcagctcctgcagatgtCAAACCCACCCGAGTGGGTCTTTGCAGCCTGCCGGGACCCCAAGGGAGAGCGAGCACAG GAGTTACAGCATTTGGCCTCCAAGCACGCCAACCTGGTCATCATCCCGCTTG AAGTCACCGACCCCGCCAGcatccaggcagctgcaggcagagtcAGGGAGCACCTGAAGGACTCTGGGCTGAACCTCCTCATCAACAACGCTGGCATTGCAAAACCAAGCTCTTTGGAAACTGAGACTGTGGAGAACATGTCCCCAGTGTATGCCACCAACACGATTGGGCCCCTGCTGGTGAGCCAG GCATTCCTGCCCTTGCTGAAGAAGGCTGCCCAGGGAAGCTCGagctctgagctgagctgcagcaaggcagccaTCATCAACATGTCCAGCTCTGCTGGCTCCATAGAGGATCTTTTTATGTGGGATTACGGGCAAGCTATTTCATACCGCTGCAGCAAG gctgctctgaacaTGCTCACCAAGTGCCAGTCCTTGGGGTACCGGCAACACGGCATCCTCTGCGCTGCTCTCCACCCTGGCTGGGTGCAAACGGACATGGGGAGCTCAGCAGGACACAAG cccccactgaCGGTGGACGTGAGCGTACAAGGAATGCTGAatgtgctctgctccctctccgAGAAGGACACGGGGACTTTCCTGGACTGGGAAGGGAAAGCACTGCCCTGGTGA